In Dethiobacter alkaliphilus AHT 1, the genomic window GAAATGAAAACTCTTTCTGCCTTTACTGCCAGAAAAGCACGGACCGAGAAGAAGAAACTGAAAATATACCGGGCTTTGGCCCTTTTGACAATCTGGATGTTGATTATGGCTTTTACTTTCTTTCAGGGTAATGTTGCTATGGGGGAAGTAGAAGAGCCCCAAACCGTGGTGGTATCCGCAGGAGATACTTTATGGTCTTTGGCTAAAATACATGCACCGGGCCGTGACATTCGCAGCTATATTGAGCAGATCCGCCAGGCAAACCAGCTCTCCGGCTCCGTTTTGCATCCCGGCCAAGAGCTGATTCTCCCCTGATAATAATTTTTTCACTCCCGGTCATGCTATTAACAAAACCTGCGGGGGTGATAATATGTCCGAACATGAAATACCCTGGCATGAAGGAGATATTTTCCACGACAAACTGGATGCCTATCCATTGTATGATTATTTCCCGTTGGAAAAGAAAGCCCCAGAGAAAAAAACAGCAGATTCCAAAATTGAATCATACCTAAAAAAGACCGATTGGCACTAAGCCAATCGGTTTTTTTGTACTTTTTATTTTACATCACAGCCGCAGCCGTTAGTATGGCCGTTGCCATTCATATGACAAATGGAAAGCAGTTTATTGACACCGTTTAAATAAGCCCTGACGGATGCTTCAATGATATCGGTGGAGGTTCCCCGGCCCACAATATTTTTGTCCTGATACTGAATCATGATGGACACCTCACCCAAAGCATCTCGACCTTCGGTGACGCCGCGCAGGTTATAGGTCTCCAGGCGGGGTTCGATACCGGTAATTTTATCAATAGCATTATAGGCGGCATCGATGGGCCCGGCACCGCAGTCGGTTTCCACAAAAATTTCGTCGTCTTTTTTCAGCTTCACCACCGCCGCCGGAATGCTGCGGGAGCCGCTCACCGTTTGCAGGTACTCGAGGGAATAGGTGGGGGCAGCATAGGCCAGACGGTCTGCCATCAACGCTTCCAGATCTTCACGGAATACTTCTTTTTTCTTGTCGGCCAGCTCCAGAAATGCCTCAAAGAATTGGGCAAACTCCGTTTCTTCCAGCACAAAGCCCATTTCCTGCAGTTCATTTTTCACCGCGTGGCGTCCGGAACGGGCGGTGAGCACCATTTGCGCCGCCTTACCACCAATTAATTCGGCATTGATAATTTCATAGGTGGACAGGTTTTTAAGCACTCCGTCCTGGTGAATTCCGGAAGAGTGGGCAAAGGCATTGATACCAATGACCGCTTTGTTAACGGGAATGGGAATACCGGTAAGGTTTGAGACAAGGCGGCTGGTCTTATAGATCTCATCCAGTTGGACATCGGTGCGGTAGTCCTGGAAGTAGTCTTTGCGGATTACCAGCCCGGTTACGATTTCTTCCAGAGCAGCATTGCCCGCCCGTTCGCCGATGCCGTTAATATTACATTCCACCTGGCGCGCTCCGTATTTGATTGCTTCCAGGGAATTGGCCACCGCCAGGCCCAAATCGTTATGGCAATGCACACTGACTATTGCTTTATCGATATTTGGTACCCGGTTCATGATATTGCTGATCATGGCACCGTATTCTTCCGGCACTGCATAACCTACTGTGTCGGGCAGGTTAATAACGGTGGCTCCGGCATTAATCACCGCCTCAATAACGCGGCACATATAATCCAGGTCGCTGCGTGTGGCATCTTCTAAAGAATACTGCACATCCGCAGTATAGCGCTTGGCATACCTGACCGCTTCCACACCCATTTCCAGCAGTGTTTGCGGGTCCTTTTGCAATTTATATTTCATATGGATATCGGAGGAACCAAGAAAAGTATGAATCCGGGGACGTTCCGCATCTTTAATGGCTTCCCAGACCGCATCGATGTCGCCCTGTATTGTACGGGCCAGAGCCGTAATAATGGGACCTTTTACCTGCTGGGCAATACTTTGTACTGCTTTAAACTCGCCGGGAGAAGAGACGGGGAAGCCGCACTCAATCACATCCACATTCAGCTTAGCCAACTGCTTGGCAATCTTTAGTTTCTCTTTGCGGTTAAGCCGTGCGCCGGGAGTTTGTTCCCCGTCACGGAGCGTAGAATCGAAAATCATAATTTTTTCAGTCATAACAATTCCTCCTGCTCATAAAATGATTGATGTAACTAAAAAAAACCTTCGCCGTTTAGAGGCGAAAGGTTTCCGCGGTACCACTCTACTAAGCACGCAGTAATGCTGCGCACCCACTCAAGCCCTTAACGCGGGATGACGGCCAGATCTACTAGTTTCCGTTCGGCTGGCACTCAGGGGGGAGTTTCTGTCCGGTCTTCGGTCCGCCTCGCACCATCCGGCGGCTCTCTGCTCTCCAGAGCCCGACATACTTGCCCCGTCATTGCTTTGTGTCTTTGATTTAAACTTAATAATAACAAATTCAGGAGAAAAGTCAAATGTTTTTTTTATTTAGAAAGAAAAAAAGTATCTAACAGGTGTTTCTTAACAAAGAATTGCATTTACCTGCCTGAGCAAGGAGAAAGTGGAAAATTCAGCGAATTTAACAGTATTGGGCCAGGCAACAAAAGGGGGGTCCGAAAATGACGGCATGCCAACATATCCGGGAAAATGCAATGCATTTGATGGTGCAGACTCCATATACGCTCTTTGCTTACTGGGATGTTACACCGGAATATCTGGAGTTGGCCAAATCATCATTGCCCGGTGAGCATTTTGGTCTGCAAATTCGACTTGTGCGCGAGACAGCAGAAGGGGCAGAGATAGCAGATACCCTGTCTATCCCTTCACAGGAGATAAAAGGAAGAACTTATTTCTCCCGGCAAAACCCCTATAACGCTTACTATGCTGAGCTGGGCCTGTCTTATCAGGGCGGTTTTTTTACCCTGCTTCGTTCCGCCCCGGTGATTACTCCACCGGCAGGTAAAGCCACAAAGCATCTGATGCCTAAATCAACCACTGAAAGCCACCGCAAGGATACGTCCGGTTCGCAGCTTGTGCCCGACTCCTTGCCCTTTGCTTATTCTCCCGCAGAAAATAAAGGCTCGCGAGGTGATTAAATGTCAAAGGGCTATGTAAATTTAGTATTGCATGCACATTTACCGTTTGTCTATGCTGCAGGAAACCGACATCATCTGGAAGAGCGTTGGTTTTTTGAAGCCTTGACTGAATCATATTTACCCCTTTTACTTTCACTGGATCGACTCAGCGAAGACCGGGTGCCTTTTGCGCTTACCCTGTCACTTTCACCTTCTCTTTTGGCCATGCTGGACCACCCGGTTTTGGCCCGGCGCTACGAAGATTACCTGCAGCGTCTCATCCGCCTGGCAGAACAGGAAACCATACGCACCCGCAGCATGGAAGAGTATCATCACCTTGCCCGTTTTTATCTTGACCGTCTGCAGAAAATCCACCGGGCCTACACAGTCACCTATAACTGCGACCTGACATCTGCTTTTGCCCGGCTTTGCCGGACTGAAAAACTGGAGCTGATTACCACCTGTGCCACGCACGGATACCTGCCACTGCTCAAAACACCGGAGGCTGTCCGGGCTCAGGTAGGAATAGGCCTGGAAGCCTTTGCTACCCGTTTCGGTTTTTATCCCCGGGGAATCTGGTTGCCCGAATGCGGTTATTTCTCCGGGCTGGACCACATCCTGGCTGAAAAAAACGTGGAGTATTGTTTTGTGGATACCCACGGCGTACAAAACGCCTGGCCCACTCCCAGACATGATGTATATGCTCCGGTCCAGACTGCAGCGGGAGTTGCTGTTTTTGCCCGGGATCCGGAAACATCTTCTCAGGTTTGGAGCCTTCACTCCGGTTATCCCGGTGATGAGAACTACCGGGAGTATTACCGCGATATCGGTTTTGAACTGGATGAGGACTATATTAAACAGTACCTGCCTTATCCTGTCCGGGTAAATACCGGGATGAAATATTGGCGCGTCACCGGAGGTGAGGGCCCCAAAGAGCCCTATAACCCCCACAGAGCGCAACAAAAGGCTCTGGAGCACGCGCAAAACTTTCACTTTAACCGGGAGCGGCAAATCGAATATCTACAAAACGAAGGTAATCAATCTCCTGTGGTTACCGCTCCCTATGATGCTGAGCTATTTGGTCACTGGTGGTTTGAAGGCCCTGATTTTCTGGAGCAGTTATTTCGCCACGCTGCAGAACATCAGGATGTTTATACTTTTACCACCCCCTCGGGCTATATAGATGCCCACGGCAGCGGTTCCCGGGCGGAACTTACCCATTCCAGCTGGGGGGAAGGGGGCTACAGTCAGGTTTGGCTCAATCCCAAAAATGACTGGCTCTACCCGCCGGCGCATCAGGCAGAAACATGCCTGATTCGCCAAGCCACCGCTCACCCCGACCCCGATGATGCTCAAAAAAGGGCTTTAACCCAGATGGGTCGGGAACTTTTGTTGGTACAAAGCTCTGACTGGGCCTTTATGCTCAATGCAGGTACCACAGACAACTATGCCCGCAGCCGCTTTAACTGTCACCTGGAAAACTTCCGGCGTTTAGACCATATGCTCTCCGAAGGCAGGGTTCTCCTTGATGAGGTCACCGCCATGGAAACAGACGCATCCGGCCTTTTTCCCGGCATGCATACCAGAGCCTATGCGCCGGAACCTCTGACTTCAGCGGCAAATTTAAGTGAAAATCCGGCCACGCTCATGCTGTCCTGGGAGTATCCGCCGCAAATTATGGGCGGGTTGGCCAGGCATGTTGACGATCTCAGCCAGACACTGTGTGAAATGAATCAGCCGGTTTCGGTGCTTACTTCCCACGCCGGCGATATGCCGGCTCAGGAGATAAACGGCGGAGTACAGGTCTATCGGGTAGCTCCTTATCAACGGGCCGGAGAAGAAATAGATTTTCATGACTGGGTCATGCAGTTAAACCTGGTATTCTTTAACTTCGCCCAACACATTGTTCCGGCCAACCAATTTGCCGTTCTCCACGCCCATGACTGGCTGGTGGGCACCGCGGCATTAGGCATGAAACGCTTTTGGCGCCTGCCCCTGGTTGCCACTATCCATGCCACAGAATACGGCAGAAACGGCGGACTGTTTACCCCGCTGCAAAAACAAATCCACCAACACGAGCAAAAACTGGTGGACGGGGCAGACCGGGTTATCTGCTGCAGCGAATATATGGCTCGGGAAGTATGCCGCCTTTTTGATGCACCTGCGGAAAAGATAACGGTCATCGAAAACGGTGTTATGCAGGAAAAGGTGGCCGCCAAACCCTTTTCCCGCCTGGAGCGGCAGCAATACGCCCGTGAGGATGAAGCAATTATCTTTTTTGTGGGGCGGCTGGTCCGGGAAAAGGGGGTAGAGGTACTTCTGCGTGCTCTGCCCGCCGTCTTTGCCGCTCATCCCAAAACACGGGCTGTCATCAGCGGCAAAGGCCCCATGCTGGAGTCGCTAAAACAGCAGGCCAAGGATCTGGGCATTGCCGCCAAAGTTACCTTCACCGGCTTTATCACCGACACGGAGCGAAATCGTCTTTTGGCTGCCGCAGACATTGCCGTCTTTCCCAGCCTTTACGAGCCGTTTGGCATTGTGGCGCTGGAAGCCATGATTGCTGAAACTCCTGTGGTGGTCTCCGATGTGGGCGGCATGGGGGAAGTGGTCATTGACGGAGTAGACGGCCTGAAATGCCCCCCCGGCAATACCAAAGCCCTGTCTTCCTGTATACGCACTTTACTGGAAGACAAAAAGCTTTCTGCCAGGCTGGCCAAACAGGGCAAAGAAAAAGCCACCACCACATTTTCCTGGGATACGCTGGCGCAAAAAACAAAACAGGTCTACCGGGAGGTCTGGGAAGCAGCCAGACTGCCCGAGCCGCAGAGCAAGGAGGAGGATTATGCCACGTCCACTGGTACTGGGTAACGGCCAAATGCTGATAAACTTTGACAGCTCTTTAAATATCCGTGACTTGTATTTTCCCTATGTGGGGCAACTTAATCATGTGGGAGGCCACTACTGCTCCTTTGGAATCTGGGCGGACGGACGCTTTGCCTGGTGCTACGACAAGAACTGGGAAAAAACCATTGGCTACAAGCATGAGTCTCTGGTCAGCGAAGTCAGTGCCCGCCATGATAAACTGGAAATAGAGCTATACATCAATGATGCGGTGCACTTTACCGACAACATCTATCTGAAACGGATGACGGTAAAAAATAAGGCCGCTAAAAAAAGGGAAATTCGCATCTTTTTTACCCATGACTTTTCCATCGATGAAAGTGAAGTAGGCGATACCGCCGTCTATAATCCGGAAATTCCCGCCATTTACCACTACAAACGGAATCGCTACTTTTTGGCCAACGGCAGAGCTGACGGCCAGCTGATCTATGAATTTGCCACCGGCATAAAACGCTTCGGTGGAGCGGAAGGAACCTGGCGGGATGCCGAGGACGGCCGGTTAGCCAATAACCCCATCGCTCAGGGTTCAGTGGACAGCACCATTTCTTTTCGGATGTTTTTGGATGCCGGAGAAGAAAAAACGTTATATTATTGGCTGGTTGTGGGCAGAAACTATCAAGAGGTCCGGGACCTGGATAAGTATGTGGTGGACCGTACCCCGGCCCGCCTGCTGGAGCGAATTGAAACATACATGGCCAACTGGGTCAACAAACAAGACACCCACTTTGCCAATCTGCCACAGAATGTGGTAGACCAATACAAACGCAGCCTGTTGATTACCAGCACACAAATTGACCGCAACATGGGAGCCATCATCGCCGCCAATGATTCAGATATTATCCAGTTTAACCGTGACCATTACAGCTACATGTGGCCTCGAGACGGAGCCCTGGTAGCCATGGCTGCCATCCAGGCCGGTTACCCTGAGCTTGTCACCCAGTTTTTCTATTTCTGCGAAAACTCCATCACCGATAAAGGGTTTTTGCTGCATAAATATAACCCCGACGGGTCGGTGGGTTCATCATGGCATCCGTGGGTGGAACACGGACGGGCACAACTGCCCATCCAGGAAGACGAAACCGCCCTTGTAATCTGTGCCCTGTGGGAATATTATCAGAAACAGAAGAATTTAAACTTTGTCCAGTTCTGTTACCGCGGTTTTGTAAAACCTGCCGCCGATTTTATGATGAACTACATCGATGACGAGCTGGAGCTTCCCTTACCCAGCTATGATTTATGGGAAGAGAGAAGGGGGGTCTTTACATACACCGCAGCCACTGTTTACGCAGCACTTCAAGCCGCCTCCCGCTTTGCCGATATCCTGGGCGAGGAAGAAAAATGCCATGCCTACGCAGAAGCGGCCCGCAAACTGCATAAAGCCATCATGACTCATCTTTACGATGAAGATCTGGGCCGATTTATCCGGGGCTATCTTGTTAAACCCGACGGAACTTTGCAAAAAGACAGTACCTTGGAAAGTTCCCTGTGGGCGCTCTTTGCTTTTGAAGTGTTAGAACCCGACGATAATCGCCTAATCAATACGATGGAGGCCATTGAAAAGGGTTTATGGGTAAAAACAGAAGTTGGCGGCATTGCCCGCTATACAGATGATTATTACTTCCAAAAGTCCCGGGAGATTGAAACGGTTCCCGGCAATCCCTGGATTATCTGTACCCTATGGCTGGCTCAATGGCATATTGCCAAAGCCAAAACCACCGAAGATCTGGAACAGGCGGTGGAGCTGTTGTCCTGGGCTGACCGCTGGTCGCTTTCCTCCGGAGTACTCTCAGAGCAACTGCATCCTTACAACGGTTCACCGGTGTCTGTGGCACCCCTGACCTGGTCCCATGCCACCTATGTTGCCACCGTAGGTGCTTACCTGAAAAAATATGAGGAACTAACCGATATCACCTGTCAATGGTAAATCCATATTAAACGGAGAAAAAATATGACCAACAACTTATATGCCGCCATAGATCTGGGCGGCACCAAAATCTACTCTGTTTTGGCCGACAGTAAGGGAGACATCCTGGCCCACACAAGACTGGAAACCCGTGCCCGTGAAGGGTCGGAAACAGTAATGGATCAGATGGTATCCTCTGTTGACCAACTCCTGGAGAAGTCCGGCGGGAAAAAAGAACAACTAGCCAAGATAGGTGTGTGCATTGCCGGCTTCTATGACTGGGAAAAGCGCCTGTTAATCCATTCGCCCAATATGGCCGGCTGGTCCGATGTGGATGTGGAAAGCCGGCTGCAGGACAAGCTGGGTATCCCGGTTATTGCCGAAAACGATGCCAATGCGGCGGCTCTGGGAGAATCACGCCGCGGCGCGGGGCAGGGAAGCGGTGACATGGTTTTTATCACAGTAAGTACCGGCATCGGGGCCGGTCTAATAACAGACGGCAAGATATACCGCGGTAGCCGGGGGTTTGCCGGTGAAGCAGGCCATATGGTGGTTAAACCGGACGGGCCACTTTGCGGCTGCGGCCGCCGCGGCTGCCTGGAAACAGTGGCTTCCGGCACAGCAATTGCCCGCATTGCCAATGAACAAATGCAAAACGGCCGCAAAACTATCTTATCCGAAATTACAGCACAAAACAGCAAGGTCACAGCTCCCGATGTGTTTGCCGCAGCCAAAAAGAAAGACCCTTTGGCTCAGGAAGTACTGCAGGGAGCCATACATTATCTGGGTATAGGACTTGTGAACCTGGTTAACCTCTTAAATCCGCAGGTAATAGTAATTGGCGGCGGCGTGGCAGAAGCCGGAGACGACCTGTTTGTGCCCCTGCGACAAATTATTGCCGAACATGCAGTTCCGCCGGCAGCCGCATCCGTAACGCTACGTAAAGCAGAACTGGGCGTGGAAGCGGGAGTAGCCGGCATGCTCTGCCTGCTGACAGAATCAAAGGCTTTGGGGGAGGGAGAATAGATGAGATTTGGACCAAATCTGGCGGGAGACTGGGAAAAAGGCGCTGAAAAGGAATGGCTCTTAACAAATGGCTTAGGTGATTATGCCGGAGGCACCATTGCCGGCACCAATACCCGTCGTTATCACGGCCTCTTAATCGCCAGTCCTCCCACCGGCGGCGGGCGCCGTTTATTTGTCAGCAAAGTACAGGAAGAATTAACGGTGGAAGGCAAAACTTATTATTTGGCGGCCAATGAACTGGCAGACGGGTACCGCCAAAACGGCAATATACATTTAGTGGAATTTATCCTGGAGCCAATTCCCACCTTCGTATATCGCCTGGAAGACATTTACCTCATAAAAGAGCTGTTTATGGTTCACGGCGAAGCCACCACCATTGTCCGTTATAAGCTGGAGGCCAACCGACCCTGCAGCTTGCGAATTTACCCTCTGGTAAACGATCGTTCCCATCATAGTGTAAATGACAGCCCGTCCTGGCCCTTTGATAAAAAAATTGAAAAGACATGCGTCCATGTCAACTCACCGGATGGCCCCACCGTTACCCTGGAAGCCACAACCGGAGTGTTTAAGGAAATGTATGCCTGGTTCCATAACATGTGCTACCCCCATGAGAAGGAAAGGGGGGAGGAGCACCTGGAACATCACTTTATACCCGGATTCTGGGAGATGGAGTTTGAGTCCGGCGGAGAATTTGCCCTGTCTGCCTCACTTCACGGGTCCCGTGTGGAACAGTACAACCAGCTATACGAAAAAGAAATCAATAGACGCAAAGAGGTTACCGCCCGGGTTCGCACACAAAAACCTCTTTGTCGCGAACTGGCACGCGCCGGTGATAAATTTATTGTCAAAAAAAATGGAGAAACCGGCATTATTGCCGGCTATCCGTGGTTTGATGAATGGGGCCGTGATACGTTCATTTCTCTGCCCGGTTTACTGCTGGTAACGGGGATGTACGAAGAGGCCCGGCAAGTACTGGCCAAATATGCCCGCTATGAACAAAACGGACTGATGCCCAATTTTATCCCCGATGACGGGGGAGAACCGCAATATAACACTGTAGATGCGTCCCTTTGGTATATCCAGGCCGTAAAAAGCTACCTGGATTATACCGGAGACATGTCCTTTATTAAAACAGAAATTTATCCCATCCTCAAAAAAATAATCCAAAGCTACCGGGTGGGTACAGACTACGGCATTGTCATGGATGCCGACGGCCTGATTACCGCTGGTGAAAAAGGGGTTCAGCTAACCTGGATGGATGCCAAGGTGGGAGAATGGGTAGTGACACCGCGCCACGGCAAGGCAGTAGAGATAAATGCTCTGTGGTATAACGCTCTTTATTTCATGACCCTTTTGGCCGGCTGCATCGGAGATCAGGATGCTCGTAAGCTTTACGGTGAACTGGCTCTGCGCGTCCAGGAAAAATTCCCCACCACGTTCTGGTGTGTTCGTCATGATTACCTGGCCGATGTGGTCTTTCGCGGTGAAAGGGATGAACGGCTGCGGCCAAACCAGATTTTTGCCTTAAGCCTGCCGTACCGCTTACTCTCCACCCGGCAGGAAAAACAGGTTTTAAACGCCGTTGGCCGTCATCTCTACACTCCCTTTGGCCTGCGCACCTTAGCGCCTTACGAGACAGATTACCGCCCCGGATACTTTGGCGACAGGCTCAGCAGAGACGGCGCTTATCACCAGGGCACTGCCTGGGCATGGCTCATCGGCCCTTACGTGTCAGCGTACCGACGCGTACACAAATACTCCAGGCCTTCCCGTAAAGTAGCTACACGTATGCTGGCCCCGTTTTTTCACCACCTCTTTGACTTTGGCCTGGCTTCCATTGCAGAAATCTATGACGGAGAGCACCCCCACACACCCCGCGGCTGCCCGTATCAGGCCTGGAGCGTAGCCGAGCTGTTACGCGTCTACGTCCAGGAAGTACTGGAGAAGCGCCCCAAACCCCAGTGGGTGTGTGAAACTAATATTCAGTCATAATCCTTTTCACCCCAGGATAATTGTGATAATATTTGATATAGACAGAAATTTATCACAATTTGGAGGAGACATTCTTGGGAGAACTTCTGGCACTGCTGGGTGGCTTCTTTTTTAGTTCCAGCAATCTGATGGCCCGTCAGGGCATGAAAACCATGGAAAGAAACGGCGGCCAGCTGGTTACGCTGCTGATGACAAATACGGTCAACATCATTGCCTTACTGATTCTTGTTCTTTTATCGGCGTTGCCGCAGCTGACATTCTGGGGACTGTTTTATTTTGGCCTGGCAGGAGTATTTACCACCTTTGCCGGGCGCTTTTTCCTGTTTGCCTCAATTGAGCGCATCGGCGCTACCCGTGCCGGCCTCTTTAAAGTGTCGGCACCGATGTTTACCATCTTTTTGGGCATTACCATTCTGGGGGACCGACTAACCCCCACAGACTTCATCGGTTCTGCGGTGGTGCTTTCCGGCCTTTATATCTTATCTGCGTCTAAAGATATGAAAGCGCCTTCTGCCAACATCGGTATTGTTCCGGCAGAGGTAGCAAAAACCAGAGAAAAGCCCTTTGCTCTGGACATGGGAGTAATTTTCGGTGTGCTTTCCGGACTATCTCTCAGCGTGGGCCATATATTGCGCCAATTGGGAATGCGCCAAATCGGCTCGCCCATCGTCGGTGTGGCGGCAGGGACAGTAGTATCTTTGCTCTGCATCATCATCTACATGCTAATAAAAAACCGCGGTGATTTCGAAAACATAACTGCTTCCGCCAAGCAGGCACTTTGCTTTAAAAAAGAGTGCCGCGGCTACCTGTGGTGCGGCTTCTTCAACACCCTGGCACAATACCTGTTTTTTGCTTCACTGCTCTATACCAGCGTATCCATCGCCAACATCCTCATCTCCACAGAAGCACTGTTTAACCTACTGCTGGTGGCACTATTTTTCCGCTCCGACGAACCGCTGTCACCACGTCTTATTTTTATCTCCCTGTTTATCCTGGCAGGTGTGGTTTTGGTAATTCTATAAATCCGGCTGCGGCCGGTTTTTTATTTACTCTGCACAAGCTGCGCAATACCTTCAGAAGATTAATAAAGCCGACACCTACAGGTGCCGGCTTTATGTTTAGAAGGCAAAGATCACAGGTAACCAGAAGTAAGCAAATAACGTAATCACCGCTATCCCCAGGATGTTTAGCCAGGAGCCGGCCTTTACCATTTGGGGAATGGTAATGTAGCCGCTACCAAAGATTACTGCGTTTGGTGGTGTGGCCACCGGCAGCATAAACGCATATGAGGCTGCGGTAGCTGCGGTAATCATTAAAGCAAAAGGATGAATGGCCATGGCAGCAGCCATTGCCGCCATAATGGGCATCATCATGGAAGTGGTGGCGGTGTTGGAGGTGATTTCCGTCAGATAAATTACCAGAGCCACAACTGCCAGCACAATCCAAATCATTTGTGCACCTTCAAGAACAGAGAGCTGCATGCCGATCCACTCAGCCAGACCTGAATTTGTAAATCCGGCTGCGATGGCAAGGCCGCCCCCAAACAATAACAGGATACCCCAGGGAACCTTAACGGCCGTATGCCAGTCGTTTAAAAACTCTCCTTTTTTCAGGTTAACGGGAATAAGGAAGGTGATAATAGCCCCTAAAATAGCTATCAGCGCATCATTTATCATGGGGAAATAGTTCTCCAGAACAAAGGAGCGACTAATCCAGGCCAGTGCCACAAAGAGAAACACTGCGCCCACCATTTTTTCTTCTCTGGAGATTATGCCAAGCTCGGCCTGTTCCTTACGAATAACTTCACGGCCCCCGGGAATCTCTTTAAGTTTGGTGGGATACGCAACCCGGGTCATGTACAGCCAGGCCAAAACCATGAAAATTATAGAAATGGGCATTCCATAAGCCATCCACTGGGCAAAACCAATGGTCACGCCAAACATTTCCTCAGCTGCTCCGGCAAAGATAATGTTGGGGGGAGTACCAATAAGGGTGGCAACACCGCCGATGGATGCAGAATAGCCGATACAAAGCATCAGGCAGGTACCGAAATTAAACTTACCCTTACGGACATCAATTCCCTCAATACCCTGCTCCTGGACCAACGTAGCCACCTGCAAAATCACAGCAAGACCAATGGGTAGCATCATCATGGTGGTGGCGGTATTGGAAATCCACATGGACAGAAAACCGGTAGCGGCCATAAAGCCCAGAATAAGCCGGTTGGGGCTGGTGCCGATAAAATTAATAATTGCCAGAGCAATACGGCAGTGCAGATTCCATTTTTCCATGCACACCGCAATCATAAAACCACCCATGAACAAAAACACATTAGGGTTAGCATACGGTGCAGTGGTTTCTCCCACAGCCATGGCACCGGTTAATGGAAAGAGTACAATAGGAAGAAGGGAAGTTACAGGAATGGGAATAGCCTCGGTAATCCACCAGGTGGCAATCCAGGCGGTACTGGCCAGAACACGCTGTGCGTCCACACTCATACCTTCTGGGGTGGGCATCACTAAGAAGATTATAAAGAGCAGAGGACCTAAGAAAAGTCCGATTCTTTGGCGTGGTCCGTAATCATGACTTACATCCATTCCTTCTTT contains:
- a CDS encoding SLC13 family permease yields the protein MSFRSEGLKGFWLYMWHLHRQAKNMMKLNFSAKDQLMLADSDSERKELAQKVHCEIDENEIVPGGDRSPKEGMDVSHDYGPRQRIGLFLGPLLFIIFLVMPTPEGMSVDAQRVLASTAWIATWWITEAIPIPVTSLLPIVLFPLTGAMAVGETTAPYANPNVFLFMGGFMIAVCMEKWNLHCRIALAIINFIGTSPNRLILGFMAATGFLSMWISNTATTMMMLPIGLAVILQVATLVQEQGIEGIDVRKGKFNFGTCLMLCIGYSASIGGVATLIGTPPNIIFAGAAEEMFGVTIGFAQWMAYGMPISIIFMVLAWLYMTRVAYPTKLKEIPGGREVIRKEQAELGIISREEKMVGAVFLFVALAWISRSFVLENYFPMINDALIAILGAIITFLIPVNLKKGEFLNDWHTAVKVPWGILLLFGGGLAIAAGFTNSGLAEWIGMQLSVLEGAQMIWIVLAVVALVIYLTEITSNTATTSMMMPIMAAMAAAMAIHPFALMITAATAASYAFMLPVATPPNAVIFGSGYITIPQMVKAGSWLNILGIAVITLFAYFWLPVIFAF